A stretch of Canis lupus baileyi chromosome 7, mCanLup2.hap1, whole genome shotgun sequence DNA encodes these proteins:
- the IER3 gene encoding radiation-inducible immediate-early gene IEX-1: MCRSRSSLPTMTVPRAPTSVSSTSPGPRRGSGPEIFTFDPLPEPAVAPAARPGASRGHRKRSRRVLYPRVVRRPLPAEDPNPAKRLLFLLLAVIFCQILLAEEGVPAPLARGDVPSGAPPAPSPAPPVLEPLNLTSAPSDYALDLSTFLQQHPAAF; this comes from the exons ATGTGTCGCTCCCGCAGCTCCCTCCCCACCATGACCGTCCCGCGGGCTCCGACCTCCGTCTCGTCCACCAGCCCCGGGCCCCGGCGGGGCTCCGGTCCCGAGATCTTCACCTTCGATCCTCTCCCGGAGCCTGCGGTGGCCCCTGCCGCGCGCCCCGGCGCGTCCCGCGGGCATCGGAAGCGCAGCCGTAGGGTCCTCTACCCGCGAGTG GTCCGGCGCCCGCTCCCGGCCGAGGATCCGAACCCGGCCAAAAGGCTCCTGTTCCTCCTGCTCGCCGTCATCTTCTGCCAGATTCTGCTGGCCGAGGAGGGTGTGCCGGCGCCCCTGGCCCGGGGGGACGTCCCCAGCGGCGCACCCCCTGCGCCCTCCCCGGCGCCCCCGGTCCTCGAGCCCCTCAACCTGACCTCTGCGCCCTCGGACTACGCTCTGGACCTTAGCACTTTCCTACAGCAACACCCGGCCGCCTTCTAA